The Amblyomma americanum isolate KBUSLIRL-KWMA chromosome 6, ASM5285725v1, whole genome shotgun sequence genome has a window encoding:
- the LOC144094027 gene encoding uncharacterized protein LOC144094027, producing the protein MTPCMNQLSGTIRSGENPIRRRCLTQVTLPQGKLKRTTSPALLSNHGHWPSCFGHTQQQLYRRPDSATPMHLLPDAGRVRRFEPANEFLVAPGISPPNGQFRKAIIFALWSAVLDAVGAAAVGRLRHNSGSATPVPP; encoded by the coding sequence ATGACGCCATGCATGAACCAGTTGTCGGGTACCATCCGCTCCGGCGAGAATCCTATTCGGCGCCGCTGTCTCACCCAGGTTACGCTGCCACAAGGGAAGCTCAAGAGGACGACAAGCCCTGCCCTCCTGTCCAACCATGGTCATTGGCCGAGCTGCTTCGGTCACACCCAGCAGCAGCTATACCGTCGCCCAGACAGCGCGACGCCGATGCACCTCCTGCCGGACGCCGGGCGCGTTCGACGCTTTGAGCCGGCCAACGAGTTCCTGGTCGCCCCAGGAATATCGCCACCGAACGGGCAGTTCCGCAAGGCCATCATCTTTGCTCTGTGGTCTGCAGTCTTGGACGCCGTCGGAGCTGCTGCGGTCGGCCGCCTGCGCCACAATTCGGGCAGCGCGACGCCGGTGCCGCCGTAG